The following nucleotide sequence is from Psychroserpens sp. Hel_I_66.
TATTTTCCAAGTAACAGTAAAGATTCGCTACTAATGCGTATGAAGTACCAAGAACCTTTTACAGGCATTAGACAACAATGGTATTATAATAATTTTGGATTTTTGGCACAAGGTGTAATTACAGAACGTATCACGGGAAAAAGTTGGGAAGACAATTTAAAAGAGCAATTTTTCACACCATTGGAGATGACCAGAACAAATGCCTCTATAGAAGAAATGAAATCCAGTTCAAATGCATCGCTTGGTTACGAAGTAAAAAACGACAATATTAAAAAAATGGACTATTATGATATTGCGGGAATGTCTCCTGCTGGAAGCATAAACAGTAGTGTCAATGATATGTCTAATTGGTTGATAACCTGGATCAATGACGGAAAATTTAAAGGCGAACAAATCATCCCTGAAAACTATATTACAGAAGCGATGAGTTCCCAAATAGTTGTAGGCGGAGGTGTTCCAGATGAAGAATTTCCTGATATCCATTTCGCAAATTACGGTTACGGTTGGTTCTTACAATCTTATAAAGGGCACTATCGTGTAGAGCATGGTGGAAATATAGATGGGTTTTCAGCAAATGTCGCATTGTACCCTAGTGATAATATTGGCATTGTAGTACTGGCAAACCAAAACGGTTCTCCTGTACCATCTTTAGTTAGAAATACAATTTCTGATCGTTTGTTGGGAGTTGAACAATCTGATTGGGTTGGACGATACGAGAAAAACCTCGAAAAGGGAAAAAAAGCACAGGAAGAAGTAGAAAAGGATTCAGAAATCTCAAATGTTAAAAACACCAAACCTTCACATATAAATGTTGATTATACTGGCATATATTCTAATAAGGGATATGGTAATTTTGAAATCATTGCGGAAAATGATTCTTTATTTTCCATACTTAATGGTGATAAATTGTATTTACACCATTTTCACTATGATGTCTTTGAACTTATTGATATGACTGAAAACAAAGTGGACACTACTCAATATGGTAAATCAATAAAGATGGTTTTTACTACTGGTGAAAGTGGCGATATTTCCGAAGCAAAAATTAAGATTGAACCTACTGTTGATGATATTGTTTTTGATCGTGCACCTAATACCATCGACGTAGATACCAAAACATTAGAGACTTATACTGGAGATTATGATATTGCTGGTACCGATTTTAAGATTTTCATAAAAAACGAAGCGCTGCACCTGTTCATTAAAGGGCAACCAGAATATGAATTAATTGCCACCGATAAGCATAAGTTTTCATTTAAAACCCTAGAAGGCTTTAAGATTGAATTTATTGAAGATGAAAACGGGAAGATAACCGAGCTCAAAGCGATACAACCCAATGGTACATTTGTAGCAAAACGGAAATAAATAAAAGTTTAGTTTAAAAGAGAAAAGCACTTGATCAAGTGCTTTTTTTAATTATCAACTTCTGCTAAAATTATATCTGTTGCCCACTGTATCGCTGCATCAATAGAATTAAATCGTTTTATTTTTTTATTGAAAAACAGGTTTTCAATAACTGTGTTTAAAACGCTACCTTGTGTATATCCAACTACTCCGTAACCCTTTAAACCATAGCTATGGGTAAAAAACTTAAGCCAATCGTTAGGTTTAACTGCATATGAATTGATACGGTGGGAAATATAGACAACATCGTTACCATCTGTACTTAAAAAAGTCGATACATCGTCTACAATTTGTTTTGCATGATGCT
It contains:
- a CDS encoding serine hydrolase yields the protein MKKLALLILSLILTISVSSQDKRLKGIEKELNKILEVTQTAGYAVAVVEGDKIIYAKGFGYRDYENKIAVDANTLFAIGSSTKAFTSSLLGILRDDDKLSFDHNPRQYVPELEFYNNDLNNNLIIKDLMRHSTGLPRHDGSWYYFPSNSKDSLLMRMKYQEPFTGIRQQWYYNNFGFLAQGVITERITGKSWEDNLKEQFFTPLEMTRTNASIEEMKSSSNASLGYEVKNDNIKKMDYYDIAGMSPAGSINSSVNDMSNWLITWINDGKFKGEQIIPENYITEAMSSQIVVGGGVPDEEFPDIHFANYGYGWFLQSYKGHYRVEHGGNIDGFSANVALYPSDNIGIVVLANQNGSPVPSLVRNTISDRLLGVEQSDWVGRYEKNLEKGKKAQEEVEKDSEISNVKNTKPSHINVDYTGIYSNKGYGNFEIIAENDSLFSILNGDKLYLHHFHYDVFELIDMTENKVDTTQYGKSIKMVFTTGESGDISEAKIKIEPTVDDIVFDRAPNTIDVDTKTLETYTGDYDIAGTDFKIFIKNEALHLFIKGQPEYELIATDKHKFSFKTLEGFKIEFIEDENGKITELKAIQPNGTFVAKRK